The following coding sequences are from one Capsicum annuum cultivar UCD-10X-F1 chromosome 3, UCD10Xv1.1, whole genome shotgun sequence window:
- the LOC107862023 gene encoding uncharacterized protein LOC107862023 — protein MDWFSWLCKTGLEPSLVYEYGLAFAHNELEYEDIVYFNHEFLQSIGISIGKHRLEILKLAKKEKGSVPTSMSRFLQVIKRTKKRLSQLFIVKWGHSEELALALVPKSNGSSRWKSSMLKRNTRVAAAKQNHLLLKNGSSNFSADSRMNSFSSHKVNNDDKMGDDYWGSCVVEEIRWDTMFQNLKPT, from the coding sequence ATGGACTGGTTTTCTTGGCTATGCAAAACAGGTCTAGAGCCATCTCTTGTTTATGAATATGGCCTAGCATTTGCTCATAATGAGCTCGAATACGAAGACATTGTTTACTTCAACCACGAATTTCTCCAAAGCATAGGCATTTCCATTGGCAAACACAGGTTAGAAATTCTCAAACTTGCCAAGAAAGAAAAAGGTTCAGTTCCAACTTCCATGTCAAGATTTCTCCAAGTTATCAAACGCACAAAGAAGCGCTTATCGCAGCTCTTTATAGTGAAGTGGGGTCATAGCGAGGAATTAGCACTTGCTTTAGTACCAAAAAGCAATGGAAGTTCCAGATGGAAAAGCTCTATGCTGAAGAGGAACACAAGAGTTGCTGCAGCTAAGCAGAATCATTTGTTGCTCAAAAATGGGAGTTCAAATTTCAGTGCAGATTCAAGAATGAATAGTTTTTCTAGTCATaaggttaataatgatgataaaatGGGGGATGATTATTGGGGGTCCTGTGTAGTTGAAGAAATCAGGTGGGATACAATGTTTCAGAATCTAAAACCAACTTAA